The genomic DNA atatatatattatctatctatctatatatatatatatatatatatatatatatatatatatatatatatatatatatatatatatgattatatatagatatataaaaatatttatagttataaatgtgtatttacgtttatatatatatatatatatatatatatatatatatatatatatatatatatatatatatatatatatatatatatatgtatatatatatatatatatatatatatatataatatatatatatatatatatatatatatatgtatgtatgtatatgtatatatatatatatatatatatatatatatatatatatatatatatatatatatatatatatatacatatgaatataaatatctatatatataatgtatgtatatacatttatatacatacatacttatatatatatatatatatatatatatatatatatatatatatatatatatatatatatattatatatgtatacatatatacataatatatatatatatatatatatatatatatatatatatatatatatatatatttatatatatatatattttatatgaaaataaatataaataatatatatatatatatatattatatatatatatatatatatatatatatatatatatatatatatatatatatatatatgtatgtatatatacatatatatatatatatatatatatatatatatatatatatatatatgtatgtatatgcatatatacaagaatttatatatatatatatatatatatatatatatatatatatatatatatatatatatatatacatatatatatatatatatatatatatatatatatataaacatacataaatatatatgtacatatatatatatatatatatatatatatatatatatatatatatatatatatatatatatatatatatatatatgtatagagagagagagagagagagagagagagagagagaaagagagagagagagagagagagagagagaaatatatacacatatatacatacacacacacacacacaaacatatatatatatatatatatatatatatatatatatatatatatatatatatatatatatatatatgtatatatatatatatatatatatatagatatatatatatatatatatatatatatatatatatgtatatatatatacatatatatatatatatatatatatatatatatatatatatatatatatagagagagagagagagagagagagagagagagagagagagagagagagagagagagagagagagagagagagagagcgagagagagagagagagagagatagatataaacacttaCAGAGAAacacattatatgtgtatgaacatacgtatacgtatatatttatataactaaatatatatgtatatatacatacatccatatatatacatctcctaAGGCCTAATTCAGATGTTTATTCTTTGCACCACTACATAATCTTGTCAAAATGTTCTCcttgtatgcatttattttttattgttcggAATTTTTATTGTGTGGTTGAACtattatgaaaaatatacatttatgtgtatgacAGTTTTAATCAAATTACGTAGATTCTCAAGGACCGTATTTGACTGCCTCTTGTTGCGACTTCTACAGTTCTAATTTCCCTTTCGGATTTATCCGCAAAGGTGCTGCATGACCTTGGCTCAATAGCCCTGTCTTTTGGAATGAATAAAACACATTGTTAAATTGCTCTTCATTATATTAAAGCATTCAAAAGAATACCGAGAAATTTAGAATCAGGGTTCAAACAACAAAGGTTCGAcgtggagttagagagagagagagaaccacagcaGACATCAGCGTCAAATTCCAAAGGGTCAGAGCGAGCGCGAACTCGCCGGAGGTCTTCTCGGATCCGGCCGTTGAGGTTTCCCTCGAGTTCTCGCCTTGACCTCTGGCTGACGTTCTTGCCGTCCTACGCGCTCTCTCCACTTCCGCTTCCGCTTCCACTTCCGCTGCCACtttcactgcttcctccacttccgctgccactgcttcctccacttccactgcttcctccacttccgcttccactttcactgcttcctccactgccACTGCTTCTTCCACTTCCGCtgccacttccactgcttcctccacttccgctgccacttccactacttcctccacttccgcttccactgcttcctccacttccactctttcctccacttccactgcttcctccacttccgcttccattgcttcctccacttccactgcttcctccacttccgctgccacttccactgcttcctccacttccgcttccactgcttcctccacttccgctctttcctccacttccgctgcttcctccacttccgctgccacttccactgcttcctccacttccgcttccactgcttcctccacttccactctttcctccacttccgctgcttcctccacttccgctgccacttccactgcttcctccacttccgcttccactgcttcctccacttccacttccactgcttcctccacttccactgcttcctccacttccactctttcctccacttccactgcttcctccacttccgctttcacttccactgcttcctccacttccactctttcctccacttccactgcttcctccacttccgcttccacttccactgcctcctccacttccgcttccactgcttcctccactcccactctttcctccacttccactgcttcctccacttccactctttcctccacttccactgcttcctccacttccgcttccacttccacGGCTTCCTTCAccgtctccttcatttcctccctcaccaccatcttcattgcctccatcaccatcatcttcattggcttcatcaccaccatctggattgcctccatcaccaccatcttcattgcctccatcaccaccatcttcattgcctccctcaccaccatcttcattagCTTCATCACCATCTGGATtgcctccctcaccaccatcttcattgcctccatcaccatcatcttcattggcttcatcaccaccatctggattgcctccatcaccaccatctggattgcctccctcaccaccatcttcattgcctccctcaccaccatcttcattagcttcatcaccaccatcttcattggcttcatcaccaccatcttcattgcctccatcaccaccatctggattgcctccatcaccaccaccttgactgcctccatcaccaccatctggattgcctccatcatcaccatttccttgatcaccaccaccacctccgtagAAGCATGGGCCACTTGCCGGTGAAACTAAATAGACGGGAACAAATATCATTGGTGGTGGGAAAGCTGGACTGACGAAACCTGGTTGACCGCCTGGGAAAGGTCCATTGGATAAACCTGGGGGACCGCCTGTTCCTCCGACGCATCTGGAATGAGTAATCATAAAGATCTCGACATCCTTCGGACAGAGTTTTACAACCAGTATAatgatcagtattattgctataaGATGATTGTTCCAATCTTCTACATCTATATGGAAACACCTATATACCCTGTATATTGAAATAACCTTTTGAAGAACGAACAAAATAAGACTGATTTCCAACTTGATTCTTACCTTTTATATGTAGGGAATCCTTGTGCCGTCCAAAGCACCGAGAGCAGGAGAAGTACGCCCAGTCTGATAGGAAGAATAGAAACAAAATGATGTTAATCCTTTTACGATGATAGAAGACATTAATATGTGTTAGTGTTAGTTATACCATCACCCTTATCGGGGAAATAACGTCGAAGGGGGTGCACAGCCGCATCCACCCAGGGCTGTTTCGCACATAGACAATCTGGctagcaggatcatcctgtgggaagcgaaccaggtggccatcatggattgtgcaagtaacaggtcctgtgccagtctcacagtgcaatcaTTGGTTAGacatgtggtcccgccaacagtaccccatgatctggcccaggacctgttacaaaaggcattaggtttcactaccgtatagtaaaactgtCATAagcagggccttgaaaacacgtagcttggtctctctacacaggtaccggcatctgcaaatactcttgtcgagagagttgatgacccctgctgccaggccaatccgtctgctgacttcctggtcggACAGTCccgagttatgaactgcactaccaaggtatgtaaagctctctgtgacttcaatgtgtTTGCCGCAAGTGTGTACCGACTGCAGTCTTATTCATCAAACCTCAGCATCACTACGTGCTTTCAATGTGTAGTGAGGCTAAGTGTGCGACAGGAGGACATTCAGCACGTCGAGCCGCACTGAACTCCACACAACAGCAGTGGAAGCAGCACAACAGTGAGTGAGGATACGAAGTATAAGCCAATTCCGGACAAGAAAATATGCATTGAAGTTATAGTGATCACGAACCAGTTCAGATTAGTAACCGATATGACCAGAGTTCAAATAAGCTCTCATACAAATCAAACACATGACATCTTTGAGAAATGAAAGTACTAGTGACATTTCGTTTTTTAGCAACCGGAAAAATACGACTGTGCAATGGAGATGATCGTGTCCTATCCCAGCAATCAATTAGCAAGATAGTGAATTGATATGTGCCCTTGTATCGCCCATGGATCTTGGTCTTTGGGCCAGGAGAcatctagacccaagggcttcgcttcattgctaaatgcatccagagtcgccactaaggtttccaaagactcaaataAAAGAGCAACTTCAtcaagtcaaggtctgtaactttgcTTTTACCCAGAGTTGCTTCACAATGGATTTGGACCgtagctctgcccaatatccagtccatgcaagtgttgaaaagtgttggcacaaggacacagccttgcctcactcctgaactaacaggaaagctcgacaggcccccaccacactttacagcatttcCAGTTCCAGtaaacaggcttgctattagtccaataatcctgtTTTAATGGCTCTCAATCTCAAGATTtctcagagtgattcccgatgcaccatatcgaaggccttcttaaggtcgatgtaggctgcatgcCCGAATTTacgacggcgttctacaatgacttgaagcgccaagatacagtctattgtgaACTTATCAGGATAGTTAtcgatccttccctttctcagttTCCATTTCCTACAATTTACTTTGATTTTCAATTCCATTCCTGATTCATTCCTTGGCACAGTCAGAATTATCTCttctaaataaaaaatagataaataaataaataataaattagatAAAGATCTAACAATGGCTCATATTACATGGTGTGTGGCATCATCTCATTTTCCCCAACCTGCCATTCTCTCtgcatgagggaggagagaaggacgccATCTTGATTATCACAATTCAAAACGTATGGATTTCCAAATATATCAATCCATTTGTCTGTTATTATCTGGATAAAACACGAATTTTGATATCAGCACATAACATACCTTTGTGCTGGGTAAAAGCCATAATTCGTCTGACGAAGAAGTGAAATTGCTTACTTCTTTCCCCCACAAATTAATATTTATGCAAACCAAAATTCACAAACGATAATTGTATTTCATTCTAATAATTCTAACACTAAACCTTTTTGATATGGCTTTATAATAGAAATACATTAAGAAATATTACACATCTTCACAATCATAAGGTGcattttttaaatgttgaatCAACATCGATCTCAACTTCTATATGTGATTATTAattgtggtatgtatatatatatatatatatatatatatatatatatatatatatatatatatatatatacacatatatatatatatatacatatatatatatatatatatatatatatatatatatatatatatatatatatatatatatatatatatatatatatatatatttatatgtgtgtgtgtgtgtgtgtgtgtgtgtgtgtgtgtgtgtgtgtgtgtgtgtgtgtatatatatatatatatatatatatatatatatatatatatatatatatatatatatatatatgtatatatgtatatgtatatatatatatatatatatatatatatatatatatatatatatatatatatatgtatgtatatatatatatatatatatatatatatatatatatatatatatatatatgtatgtatatatgtatatatgtatgtatatatgtatatatgtatgtatatatatatatatatatatatatatatatatatatatatatatatatatatatatatatatatatatatatatatatatatataatctgaatgTGCATGTTTTTAATTGTTCATTTATATTCATCTTAATAACTTTAACCATATattttttacgtttgtttttctttagatTATAACAAAGGGGGTACATAGATCGCAATGAGAGTTTTAAAGAAAATTGTTGAAATTTATTTTTCTAAATTAGGCTTTTTTTTATCGTAATGTCTagtgttttatttctgttctcaCTGGGTATGACCTTAAGCGATTGTTAATAAATTATCAGCAGCCAcggtctttacacacacacacacacacacacacacacacacacacgcaagcagatGGTGTTTGAAATTACTTGATTTCTAAAAAAATTTAAACTAATAGGAAATTTTATACcaaattatataaaaaacgaaatttaaaaaggTATGAATCTAGTTGTCATAAATGCATTTTAAAGGAAAATGGATAAATTTTGACCCATTTCGAGAAGCCGCTGTGATACTTCAACAGTCTCAGAGGCATGATTATACATGGTATACAAGGAAAAGACTCTATACTGATTCTAGAATTTCCTACCTACTGTATATTGCTTCTACCTGATAGAAGCTCGCCCTTACCTCATGGTGGCTACTGCAGCTCAAACCGAACCAAAGGAAAGTGGAATGCAGGAAGACCAAGATGGGTCTGTGCTGTCAATTCCCTGGCGAGCCGTATTTATATCCGAAAAAAGGACACGATCGCTCGTAATTCTAATGAGTAATGATTTCAACATTTCAGGATATATCGAGATCATGTAATTTCCTTCAGTGAATTTCCATAATTTTTCTCGCAATTAAAATGTAAAGTATTTAATTTGGAACAGCTGTGTGTACTAATAAGCTCTAGCAATGCTAAACAGATGTTAACAGttgtaatatatgcatgtacattgaTGTATCTGTGGGCGACTgcttctgtatatgtgtgtttgtgtgtgtgtgtgtgtgtgtgtgtgtgtatctatatatatatatatatatatatatatatataatatatatatatatatatatacatatatatacatatatataatatatatatgtatatatatatgcatatatatgtatatatatatatatatatatatatatatatatatatatatatatatatatatatatatatatatatatatatataatgtatatatatatatatatatatatatatatatatatatatatatatatatatatatatatatatatatatatatatacacacacacacacacacacacacacacacacacacacacacacacacacacacacacatatatatatatatttatatttatatatatatataaatatatatatatatatatatatatatatatatatatatatatatatatatatatatttttatatatgtatacacacacacacacacacacacacacactcacacacacacacacacacacacacacacacacacacacacacacacacacacacacacacacacacacacacacacacacatataaggagagttgaaaataaagatgaaaaatgagagagaggcatatatgcatatatgtatatatatatatatatatatatatatatatatatatatatatatatatatatatatatgtgtgtgtgtgtgtgtgtgtgtgtgtgtgtgtgtgtgtgtgtgtgtgtctgtgtgtgcttgtatgcagatagagagagataaaaaaaaaatagataaagagagagagagagatagacatgcattaaatacaaacaaacacagacaNNNNNNNNNNNNNNNNNNNNNNNNNNNNNNNNNNNNNNNNNNNNNNNNNNNNNNNNNNNNNNNNNNNNNNNNNNNNNNNNNNNNNNNNNNNNNNNNNNNNNNNNNNNNNNNNNNNNNNNNNNNNNNNNNNNNNNNNNNNNNNNNNNNNNNNNNNNNNNNNNNNNNNNNNNNNNNNNNNNNNNNNNNNNNNNNNNNNNNNNNNNNNNNNNNNNNNNNNNNNNNNNNNNNNNNNNNNNNNNNNNNNNNNNNNNNNNNNNNNNNNNNNNNNNNNNNNNNNNNNNNNNNNNNNNNNNNNNNNNNNNNNNNNNNNNNNNNNNNNNNNNNNNNNNNNNNNNNNNNNNNNNNNNNNNNNNNNNNNNNNNNNNNNNNNNNNNNNNNNNNNNNNNNNNNNNNNNNNNNNNNNNNNNNNNNNNNNNNNNNNNNNNNNNNNNNNNNNNNNNNNNNNNNNNNNNNNNNNNNNNNNNNNNNNNNNNNNNNNNNNNNNNNNNNNNNNNNNNNNNGAAAACATATACAGAAGATTTCTCTTTCAGCGCGGATTGAAATCTACAGAAACGGATGAAGTTCGTAGCCTTTATTACAGTCAGTTTATAAAAGAAGAGATGGGCATATGATTACAGAAAACATGTGCATGACAGATAACTGGTAATTCAGTGCGagacatatgaataaatgaaaatacaatttAGTAAATATCAGTGCATGAACCACTTagcaaaaatattttatattagtatttttttagAGACTTAATACATGGCACTATACATTAATATTGAAATTACGCACACAATCAAGGCAAGAAACCACATTAGGCATTAACATTGACTTTATATAAAATCAATAAAGGCAAGTATATATCATCAAAAATTAATATTGAAAGCATTAcaggtaaatgaaaataaataatggaactatacagtgaaagaaaaagcaataatcatagaagaaaaataaatcatagaATTTCTATGAAGTCTCAAAGGATGGAGAGAATACACACAGATAATATGAATccatgaacaaaaaaagaaaaagaaccagcAAGAATTTCCTTTGCAGGCATGGCAACTCCTTACAGACATATCAAGTGTAAAACTAAGATTCTTAGTGGAGAAGCAACATATATTACGTCCTTGTGCAGTAAAATAAGCATAACATGCATTTCACGGTAAAAGTATTTACATACCATTCCGAGTTACAGAGAGATTCGCTGTGAAAGAATCTCGGTTACTGTAACCATAAACCTGTCTCTTGTATGAATTGCCGGTGGTATTGACTACGAACTTCTTCAGATTCTACAAATTTCAATCAGCGCTGAAAGAGAaatcttctttatatattttaatttcgccATTTAAATGTCCACGGATTATTCAGATTCAGGtacagattatttttttctttctgaataaacatatgtacactcgttattttcatttcatccttatgtgtgcgcgtgtgtgtgtgtgtgtgtgtgtgtgtggctaaagCGATACCGATACCATTATATGTAGTGCGGATCCAGCATCGCCGAAactttattgtaagaaaatatctAAAcggatatgtaaatattatattagGATCTTCAAAATCATGTTCTTGCGTTCTACAACACATTAACAACAGTTGCTGTATCATATCTGACATATGCGTTCATGGCACTTAATGCATTAATTAGAATACAAATCCCTTCCTTTATGACGAAGGCAAAAAGGAGATAGTCCTCTGGCTGTCTCACACCTCTTCAGTGCGAgcgaacaggagagagaagaaacacacaaacttcccaacagatagaaagagagatagctagagagagaaaaagagatagctagagagaaaacgagagagagagactgaatcagagagatagatagatagataaacagatagatagatagacagagagagcagatagatagcgagagacagGGGGATgcgacagaggggaggagggtggaagggaggaagcaagcgagagagagatgaggtgatagatatatataaaggggagtgagagagagagaaagagaggggtggggtgggggaagagagagaaagagagagagagagagagggaggaggaagggagggagggagggagagagatagagagatagaaataaagagagagagagagacagacagagagagagagagagagagagagagagagagagagagagggagggagggagggagggagggagggagggagagagagagagtgagatagaggtagaaataaataaataaagagagagagagagagagaga from Penaeus vannamei isolate JL-2024 chromosome 43, ASM4276789v1, whole genome shotgun sequence includes the following:
- the LOC113828905 gene encoding loricrin-like; amino-acid sequence: MRLGVLLLLSVLWTAQGFPTYKRCVGGTGGPPGLSNGPFPGGQPGFVSPAFPPPMIFVPVYLVSPASGPCFYGGGGGDQGNGDDGGNPDGGDGGSQGGGDGGNPDGGDGGNEDGGDEANEDGGDEANEDGGEGGNEDGGEGGNPDGGDGGNPDGGDEANEDDGDGGNEDGGEGGNPDGDEANEDGGEGGNEDGGDGGNEDGGDGGNPDGGDEANEDDGDGGNEDGGEGGNEGDGEGSRGSGSGSGGSSGSGGKSGSGGSSGSGGKSGSGGSSGSGSGGGSGSGSGSGGSSGSGGKSGSGGSSGSESGSGGSSGSGGKSGSGGSSGSGGSSGSGSGGSSGSGSGGSSGSGSGSGGSSGSGGKSGSGGSSGSGSGGSSGSGSGSGGSSGSGGKSGSGGSSGSGSGGSSGSGSGSGGSSGSGGSNGSGSGGSSGSGGKSGSGGSSGSGSGGSSGSGSGSGGSSGSGSGSGRSSGSGGSSESGSGSGGSSGSGGSSGSGSGGSSESGSGSGSGSGSGESA